In one Siniperca chuatsi isolate FFG_IHB_CAS linkage group LG14, ASM2008510v1, whole genome shotgun sequence genomic region, the following are encoded:
- the elnb gene encoding elastin b isoform X2, whose amino-acid sequence MARGMVATYLHGVLLLALWKPSLQGGVYIPAGGAAGGAGASIGAGAGPGAGFGPGGAGTGFQPGGGAGPGAGGAGAGLGGFGPGAGGEGYGGHGPGGVGPGGVGPGGVGPGGVGPGGFRPSTFGPGSGGLGVVPGGVGAGEKPPKTGGGYGGRGGVTGGFGAGQGPGGVGSGGFGPGGVGPGGYGTGPGGVSPGGFGPERTGPGGQGTGLGAGGVDGGVLGAGGHGTGRGQGAGGLGAGTGYVPGGGYGGFGGGYGPGGAGQYLGNGGTGPKPPKTGGAGTSLGGTGYGPGGAGFGPGGAGVGPGGAGFGPGGAGVGPGGAGVGPGGAGFGPGGAGFGPGGAGVGPGGAGVGPGGAGVGPGGAGFGPGGAGFGPGGAGVGPGGAGFGPGGAGVGPGGAGFGPGGAGVGPGGTGFGPGGAGVGPGGTGFGPGGAGVGPGGTGFGPGGAGVGPGGAGVGPGGAGVGPGGAAVPGGVPMLPQTSTTGGGPGGKSGGKASKQVPGVGVPGLYQGGFVPGQGFGGRGVLPGVATGSGLGPQTGAGVLGQGGTGPGGAGNGRGQQLPGVFRGYPLISPKSGAGKSKNLAKATAKYGGAGAGGRALGQGGALGVGAGRLPGGGAGVAPGLGGGFGTGGGPGFGSGVGTGGGPGAVPGFGGGVGTGGGPGAVPGFGGGVGTGGGPGAVPGAVPGFGGGVGTAGLGYGPGAAKARKYGQPGGAGTGASGGLGGGGPGGGVGLGTGVGPGSGVGFGPGGAGTGSGGLGYGPGGTGTGPGGAGYGPGRTGYGPGGTGYGPGGTGTGLGGAGTGPGGYDASAKARKYGMLSGALGTGTSTGGVRPDGGTGYGPGGVGPSGAGTGYGPGGVGPGGAGTGYGPGGVGPGGAGTGYGPGGAGTGYGPGGVGPGGAGTGPGGAGYGPGRTGYGPDGTGTGLGGEGTGPGGYDASAKARKYGMLSGALGTGTSTGGVRPGGAGTGYGPGGGVGPGGAGTGYGPGGAGTGYGPGGGVGPGGAGTGYGPGGAGTGYGPGGGVGPGSAGTGYGPGGVGPGGAGTGYGPGGFGPGGVGTGYGPGGGVGPGGAGTGYGPGGGVRPGGVGYGPGGYAGAKARKYGLPGGAGGALGAGGGVPGGGVGLTTGGGPGAGLGAGGIPGSGVGTGSGPGGFGPGSAGGLPGGTGGALGTGRTGYGPGGYGPGAGYGPGGGYGAGPAAGYGTGYGAGSKPAKYGYGTAGSKAAKYGQPGGVVPGARGTGTAGASTGTSTDISVNGTSTGSGAVTTAGPSGSGRGLGATGGTPAPASEGDGGVGSVIEGSGSSGGEGGTGVAGRPVGTGGDGEGLGGTGIPIIGAKPGFNGTEVPGSTGAAPVGGGAVQPSAGTGVGGTGLPSGGSGGDLSSGTLPGAKPLKPPGVPRGDTPGEGDGEGDPDGERGGTGGTGGGPGGVGGRPTSAGAAGGVSGGITEVGRGDSSATGTGVGPGGAAVGVGGTPKPPKAYGPDGTVAGGVTSGPGGVGGVAGGGTGAVGGGPGGVGGGPGGAALVPGAGGPGGTGVLKPGKSYSAGGAGVLPRGGIRYLTGAGVGQGAGKTGKVYGTLGTGGQGGVGPGGYGAGPGGYGTGPGGYGAGPGDYGAGPGGYGAGPGGYGVGPGSVGGGGGVGPGGVNGGLGGYGGGVGPGGSRYGTGSGLGTGTGKPPKSYGAGAGGTGFGPGGYGTGPGGVGSGPGGFGPGGFGSGGPGGTGPGGYGPSTAGTGLGGVGTRPGSFGPGGVGVGPGTYGPGVYTAGGQGLGTRKPPKSGYGSSSLGGAGYGQGAGVGPGGTGTGPGRYGPGGFGPAGIGPGGAGTGTGGFGPGGTGTGTGGFGPGGAGTGTGGFGPGGAGTGTGGFGPGGAGTGTGGFGPGGQGLGKTGGLGGGTGGGPGGVGAGGYGPTGTGTGPFGYGPGSAGPGGYGPGSAGPGGYGPGGAGTGGYGPGSAGTGPGVFRPGGVGGYGPGGQALGKRKPPNSGYGSSLGGTGYRPGSVAGGTGGPAGTGQGVGGGAGSRPAGEVGPGYGGAAGGGYTGYTGAGQKSKAQKAAKYAAMQALLGAGGYRGAGCQGKYCGQRRK is encoded by the exons ATGGCGAGAGGGATGGTGGCCACGTACCTACATGGAGTCCTTCTCTTGGCTCTGTGGAAACCTTCACTACAAGGAG GTGTATATATACCTGCTggtggagcagcaggaggagctggagccaGCATAGGAGCTGGTGCAGGACCTGGAGCTGGATTTGGCCCTGGAGGAGCTGGGACTGGATTTCAGCCTGGTGGAGGAGCTGGaccaggagcaggaggagctggtgCTGGTCTTGGAGGCTTTGGaccaggagctggtggag AGGGCTATGGTGGTCACGGACCAGGAGGAGTCGGACCAGGAGGAGTCGGACCAGGAGGAGTCGGACCAGGAGGAGTTGGACCAGGAGGTTTCAGGCCCAGCACTTTCGGTCCAGGCAGTGGTGGACTGGGAGTCGTACCTGGAGGTGTTGGGGCTG GTGAAAAGCCTCCAAAAACAG GAGGTGGCTACGGTGGTCGTGGAGGAGTGACTGGAGGGTTTGGAGCAGGACAGGGACCAGGCGGAGTCGGGTCAGGTGGTTTTGGACCAGGTGGTGTTGGTCCTGGAGGATATGGAACTGGGCCTGGAGGAGTTAGTCCAGGTGGTTTTGGACCAGAACGCACTGGTCCAGGTGGCCAAGGCACAG GCCTTGGGGCAGGGGGTGTGGATGGAGGAGTGCTTGGAGCAGGAGGCCACGGGACTGGCAGAGGTCAGGGAGCTGGAGGGCTTGGAGCTGGAACAGGCTACGTACCTGGAG GTGGCTATGGAGGCTTTGGAGGTGGTTATGGACCAGGTGGTGCTGGTCAATACCTAGGAAATGGTGGAACTGGACCCAAACCTCCTAAAACAG gTGGAGCTGGAACATCACTTGGAGGAACAGGTTATGGGCCTGGTGGTGCCGGATTTGGGCCTGGTGGCGCAGGAGTTGGGCCTGGTGGTGCTGGATTTGGGCCTGGTGGCGCAGGAGTTGGGCCTGGTGGCGCAGGAGTTGGGCCTGGTGGCGCTGGATTTGGGCCTGGTGGTGCTGGATTTGGGCCTGGTGGCGCAGGAGTTGGGCCTGGTGGTGCAGGAGTTGGGCCTGGTGGTGCAGGAGTTGGGCCTGGTGGTGCTGGATTTGGGCCTGGTGGTGCTGGATTTGGGCCTGGTGGCGCAGGAGTTGGGCCTGGTGGTGCAGGGTTTGGGCCTGGTGGCGCAGGAGTTGGGCCTGGTGGTGCAGGGTTTGGACCTGGTGGCGCAGGGGTTGGGCCTGGTGGAACGGGATTTGGGCCTGGTGGTGCAGGAGTTGGGCCTGGCGGAACAGGATTTGGGCCTGGTGGTGCAGGAGTTGGGCCTGGCGGAACAGGATTTGGGCCTGGTGGTGCAGGAGTTGGGCCTGGTGGTGCAGGAGTTGGACCTGGAGGAGCAGGAGTTGGCCCTGGTGGAGCTGCTGTACCAGGAGGAG TTCCAATGCTGCCACAGACTAGTACTACTGGGGGAGGACCTGGAGGAAAGAGCGGGGGTAAAGCATCAAAACAAGTTCCAG GAGTTGGGGTGCCTGGACTCTATCAAGGTGGATTTGTACCTGGCCAAG GTTTTGGAGGCCGTGGTGTTCTCCCTGGAGTGGCCACAGGATCTGGACTTGGGCCTCAGACTG GGGCCGGAGTACTCGGCCAAGGGGGTACTGGaccaggaggagcaggaa ATGGTCGTGGACAGCAGTTGCCTGGGGTTTTTCGTGGTTACCCTCTCATATCACCAAAATCAG GTGCGGGCAAATCGAAGAATCTAGCCAAAGCTACAGCTAAATACG gtggagctggagctggaggacGTGCACTTGGTCAAGGAGGTGCTTTGGGGGTTGGGGCTGGAAGACTCCCTGGAGGAGGAGCGGGAGTCGCACCTGGTTTAGGAGGTGGATTTGGAACAGGAGGTGGACCTGGATTTGGAAGTGGAGTTGGAACAGGAGGTGGACCTGGAGCTGTACCTGGATTTGGAGGTGGAGTTGGAACAGGAGGTGGACCTGGAGCTGTACCTGGATTTGGAGGTGGAGTTGGAACAGGAGGTGGACCTGGAGCTGTACCTGGAGCTGTACCTGGATTTGGAGGTGGAGTTGGAACAGCTGGTTTAG GTTATGGTCCTGGCGCAGCCAAAGCACGCAAATACG GTCAGCCAGGCGGTGCAGGCACTGGTGCATCTGGAGGCCTTGGAGGCGGAGGACCAGGTGGAGGAGTTGGCCTCGGCACGGGAGTGGGACCTGGCTCTGGGGTTGGATTTGGTCCAGGTGGTGCCGGCACTGGGTCAGGTGGTCTTGGTTATGGTCCTGGTGGTACTGGCACTGGTCCTGGAGGAGCGGGTTATGGGCCAGGTAGAACTGGGTACGGGCCAGGTGGAACTGGGTACGGGCCAGGTGGAACTGGAACTGGATTAGGAGGAGCAGGAACAGGACCTGGAG GGTATGATGCCAGTGCCAAAGCTCGTAAATATG GCATGTTAAGTGGAGCACTTGGTACAGGAACAAGTACTGGAGGAGTCAGGCCTGATGGTGGTACTGGCTATGGACCGGGTGGAGTTGGACCAAGTGGTGCTGGTACTGGCTATGGACCAGGTGGAGTTGGACCAGGTGGTGCTGGTACTGGCTATGGACCAGGTGGAGTTGGACCGGGTGGTGCTGGTACAGGGTATGGACCAGGTGGTGCTGGTACTGGCTATGGACCAGGTGGAGTTGGACCAGGTGGTGCTGGCACTGGTCCTGGAGGAGCGGGTTATGGGCCAGGTAGAACTGGATACGGACCAGATGGAACTGGAACTGGATTAGGAGGAGAAGGCACAGGACCTGGAG GGTATGATGCCAGTGCCAAAGCTCGTAAATATG GCATGTTAAGTGGAGCACTTGGTACAGGAACAAGTACTGGAGGAGTCAGACCTGGTGGTGCTGGTACTGGCTATGGACCAGGTGGAGGTGTTGGACCTGGTGGTGCTGGTACAGGCTATGGACCAGGTGGTGCTGGTACTGGCTATGGACCAGGTGGAGGTGTTGGACCTGGTGGTGCTGGTACCGGCTATGGACCAGGTGGTGCTGGTACTGGCTATGGACCAGGTGGAGGTGTTGGTCCAGGTAGTGCTGGTACTGGCTATGGGCCAGGAGGAGTTGGACCTGGTGGTGCTGGTACTGGCTATGGACCAGGTGGATTTGGACCTGGTGGTGTTGGAACAGGCTATGGACCAGGTGGAGGAGTTGGACCTGGTGGTGCTGGTACAGGCTATGGACCAGGTGGAGGAGTTAGACCTGGTGGTGTTGGCTATGGACCTGGAG GTTATGCTGGTGCCAAAGCCCGCAAATATG GTCTGCCTGGAGGTGCTGGAGGTGCCCTGGGTGCAGGAGGAGGGGTCCCAGGAGGAGGTGTTGGACTAACAACTGGTGGTGGACCTGGAGCAGGACTGGGGGCTGGTGGGATACCTGGTTCTGGTGTTGGAACGGGAAGTGGACCGGGTGGCTTTGGACCAGGCAGTGCTGGAG GGCTTCCTGGAGGGACTGGAGGAGCACTAGGGACTGGAAGAACAGGATATGGACCTGGTGGATATGGGCCTGGAGCTGGTTACGGACCAGGTGGAGGCTATGGTGCAGGACCAGCAGCTGGATATGGAACAG GCTATGGAGCTGGATCAAAACCTGCTAAATACG GCTATGGCACAGCAGGATCTAAAGCTGCTAAGTATG GGCAACCTGGTGGAGTTGTACCTGGGGCAAGAGGGACTGGCACTGCAGGAGCTAGTACAGGGACCAGCACAGATATTTCAGTGAATGGCACTAGCACTGGCAGTGGTGCAGTGACAACCGCTGGACCCAGTG GATCAGGAAGAGGACTTGGAGCCACAGGAGGTACACCAGCTCCAGCATCAGAAG GTGATGGTGGTGTTGGCAGTGTGATAGAGGGGTCTGGAAGTTCTGGAGGAGAAG GAGGTACTGGTGTAGCTGGCAGACCAGTGGGTACAGGAGGTGATGGAGAAGGCCTGGGTGGAACAGGAATCCCCATCATTGGAGCAAAACCAG GATTCAATGGGACAGAAGTTCCAG GTTCCACAGGAGCTGCCCCTG TTGGAGGCGGGGCTGTACAACCAAGCG CTGGAACAGGTGTTG GTGGTACAGGACTTCCCTCTGGAG GTTCTGGTGGTGATCTCTCCAGTGGGACACTGCCTGGAGCCAAACCTCTCAAACCCCCAG gtgtCCCCAGAGGCGACACGCCAGGtgaaggagatggagagggagatccTGATGGAGAAAGAGGTGGTACAGGAGGCACAGGTGGAGGACCAGGAGGAGTAGGAGGGCGTCCTACCAgtgcaggagcagcaggaggtgtTTCAGGTGGCATAACAGAAGTGGGAAGAGGAGACAGTTCTGCTACTGGAACTGGAGTTGGACcaggaggtgcagctgttggagTAGGAGGAACACCAAAACCGCCCAAAG catACGGACCTGATGGGACTGTAGCAGGAGGCGTAACTAGTGGACCTGGTGGAGTAGGTGGGGTGGCAGGAGGAGGCACTGGGGCAGTTGGAGGAGGTCCAGGAGGAGTTGGAGGCGGTCCTGGAGGAGCAGCCTTGGTACCTGGGGCTGGTGGTCCTGGTGGAACAGGAGTCCTTAAACCTGGAAAAA GCTACAgtgctggtggagctggagttTTACCACGTGGAG GCATCCGTTACCTGACTGGAGCTGGAGTAGGACAGGGAgcaggaaaaacaggaaaag TATATGGGACTCTTGGAACAGGAGGCCAGGGTGGGGTTGGGCCTGGTGGTTATGGAGCTGGTCCTGGTGGCTATGGTACTGGTCCAGGAGGTTATGGTGCAGGACCCGGAGATTACGGGGCTGGCCCAGGTGGCTATGGTGCTGGGCCTGGTGGATATGGAGTTGGACCTGGAagtgtgggaggaggaggaggagtaggcCCCGGTGGAGTCAATGGTGGACTGGGGGGatatggtggtggtgttggtcCTGGTG GTTCAAGATATGGTACAGGTTCAGGACTGGGTACCGGCACTGGCAAACCACCAAAAA gtTATGGAGCAGGAGCTGGTGGTACTGGCTTTGGGCCTGGTGGCTATGGGACTGGACCAGGTGGAGTTGGTTCTGGTCCAGGAGGTTTTGGACCAGGCGGCTTTGGGTCTGGCGGTCCTGGTGGCACTGGACCAGGTGGATATGGGCCCAGCACTGCCGGGACAGGACTGGGTGGTGTCGGAACCAGGCCAGGCAGTTTTGGACCAGGTGGTGTTGGGGTAGGACCAGGCACCTACGGACCTGGTGTTTATACTGCTGGAGGTCAAGGACTGGGGACAAGAAAGCCACCCAAATCAG GCTATGGATCATCCTCACTGGGTGGAGCTGGCTATGGGCAAG GTGCAGGGGTTGGACCTGGTGGAACAGGTACTGGACCTGGCAGATATGGGCCTGGTGGTTTTGGGCCTGCGGGCATTGGACCAGGTGGTGCCGGCACAGGTACGGGTGGTTTTGGACCAGGGGGTACTGGCACAGGAACAGGAGGCTTCGGACCAGGTGGTGCTGGCACAGGAACGGGTGGCTTCGGCCCAGGTGGTGCTGGCACAGGAACGGGTGGCTTCGGACCAGGTGGTGCTGGCACAGGAACAGGTGGTTTTGGACCAGGGGGCCAAGGATTAGGAAAAA CAGGAGGACtgggaggaggaacaggaggtgGTCCTGGTGGAGTTGGAGCTGGAGGATATGGTCCAACTGGAACTGGGACAGGCCCTTTTGGTTATGGGCCTGGAAGTGCTGGACCTGGTGGTTATGGGCCTGGAAGTGCTGGACCTGGTGGTTATGGCCCAGGAGGTGCTGGAACTGGTGGTTATGGCCCAGGAAGTGCTGGAACTGGGCCAGGGGTTTTTAGACCTGGTGGTGTGGGTGGATATGGACCTGGTGGCCAAGCACTTGGGAAAAGGAAGCCTCCTAATTCAGGTTACGGCTCATCGTTGGGTGGAACTGGCTATAGACCAG GTAGTGTagcaggaggaacaggaggtCCTGCAGGAACAGGCCAGGGagtaggaggaggagctggCAGCCGACCAG CAGGGGAGGTTGGCCCTGGCTACGGTGGAGCGGCTGGTGGAGGCTACACAG GATATACAGGGGCCGGgcaaaaat CCAAGGCACAAAAGGCAGCCAAATATGCAGCCATGCAGGCCTTACTGGGAGCTGGGGGCTACAGAG GCGCTGGCTGTCAGGGTAAATACTGTGGCCAAAGGAGGAAGTGA